The proteins below come from a single Triticum aestivum cultivar Chinese Spring chromosome 5D, IWGSC CS RefSeq v2.1, whole genome shotgun sequence genomic window:
- the LOC123122677 gene encoding serine/threonine-protein kinase AFC2 isoform X2, whose product MCCRSSQEMTPQENIMHALKLIHTDLKPENILLVSSEDAKLAENKDGSFSKKVPKSSAIKLIDFGSTAYDHQDCSYIVSTRHYRAPEVILGHGWSYPCDIWSIGCILVELCSGETLFQTHENLEHLAMMERVLGPLPRHMLERADHHAQKYIRRGRLNWPEGATTRESMRAVLKLPRLQNLVMQHVDHSAGDLIGLLQGLLAYEPSARLTAQEALSHRFFRRHRERRSL is encoded by the exons ATGTGCTGCAGAAGCTCGCAAGAAATGACGCCACAGGAAAACA TTATGCATGCCCTGAAGTTAATTCATACTGATCTAAAACCAGAGAACATTCTCCTTGTTTCTTCAGAAGATGCTAAGTTAGCTGAAAACAAG GATGGATCATTCTCAAAGAAGGTGCCAAAATCAAGTGCGATCAAGTTAATCGACTTTGGTAGCACAGCATATGATCATCAAGACTGTAGCTACATTGTCTCTACTAGGCACTACCGTGCTCCTGAGGTTATTTTGG GGCACGGGTGGAGCTACCCATGTGATATATGGAGCATTGGTTGTATACTCGTTGAGCTTTGCTCG GGTGAGACATTATTCCAGACCCATGAAAACTTGGAGCACTtggcgatgatggagagggttcTAGGTCCTCTCCCACGGCACATGCTGGAAAGAGCCGA CCACCATGCGCAGAAGTACATCAGAAGAGGAAGGTTGAACTGGCCAGAAGGTGCAACGACACGAGAGAGCATGAGAGCTGTTCTCAAGCTGCCTCGCCTCCAG AACCTGGTGATGCAGCATGTGGATCACTCTGCTGGGGACCTGATCGGGCTGCTGCAGGGCCTCCTGGCATACGAGCCTTCGGCCAGGCTGACCGCTCAGGAAGCCCTGAGCCACCGCTTCTTCAGGAGGCACCGTGAAAGGCGGTCGCTATGA
- the LOC123122677 gene encoding serine/threonine-protein kinase AFC1 isoform X3, with amino-acid sequence MGEGTFGQVLECWDRERKEMVAIKIVRAVNKYSDAAMIEIDVLQKLARNDATGKHCVQIRNWFDYRNHICIVCEKLGPSLYDFLRKTAYRPFPIDLVRELGEQLLESVAFMHALKLIHTDLKPENILLVSSEDAKLAENKDGSFSKKVPKSSAIKLIDFGSTAYDHQDCSYIVSTRHYRAPEVILGHGWSYPCDIWSIGCILVELCSGETLFQTHENLEHLAMMERVLGPLPRHMLERADHHAQKYIRRGRLNWPEGATTRESMRAVLKLPRLQNLVMQHVDHSAGDLIGLLQGLLAYEPSARLTAQEALSHRFFRRHRERRSL; translated from the exons ATGGGCGAAG GTACTTTTGGTCAGGTACTGGAATGTTGGGACAGAGAAAGAAAAGAAATGGTAGCTATTAAAATTGTTCGTGCTGTAAACAAATACAGTGACGCAGCAATGATAGAGATTGATGTGCTGCAGAAGCTCGCAAGAAATGACGCCACAGGAAAACA CTGTGTGCAAATACGGAACTGGTTTGACTATCGTAACCATATTTGTATT GTATGCGAGAAGCTTGGCCCAAGCTTGTACGACTTTCTGCGGAAAACAGCCTACCGCCCATTTCCAATCGACCTAGTTCGTGAGCTTGGAGAGCAACTTTTGGAATCTGTCGCAT TTATGCATGCCCTGAAGTTAATTCATACTGATCTAAAACCAGAGAACATTCTCCTTGTTTCTTCAGAAGATGCTAAGTTAGCTGAAAACAAG GATGGATCATTCTCAAAGAAGGTGCCAAAATCAAGTGCGATCAAGTTAATCGACTTTGGTAGCACAGCATATGATCATCAAGACTGTAGCTACATTGTCTCTACTAGGCACTACCGTGCTCCTGAGGTTATTTTGG GGCACGGGTGGAGCTACCCATGTGATATATGGAGCATTGGTTGTATACTCGTTGAGCTTTGCTCG GGTGAGACATTATTCCAGACCCATGAAAACTTGGAGCACTtggcgatgatggagagggttcTAGGTCCTCTCCCACGGCACATGCTGGAAAGAGCCGA CCACCATGCGCAGAAGTACATCAGAAGAGGAAGGTTGAACTGGCCAGAAGGTGCAACGACACGAGAGAGCATGAGAGCTGTTCTCAAGCTGCCTCGCCTCCAG AACCTGGTGATGCAGCATGTGGATCACTCTGCTGGGGACCTGATCGGGCTGCTGCAGGGCCTCCTGGCATACGAGCCTTCGGCCAGGCTGACCGCTCAGGAAGCCCTGAGCCACCGCTTCTTCAGGAGGCACCGTGAAAGGCGGTCGCTATGA